Proteins co-encoded in one Leptospira levettii genomic window:
- a CDS encoding Cys-rich protein produces the protein MKKTNRLFSILVLVLFTGSIQAADFPKCKEACDKFYNCSVQVNPNATEEQKSTLRRGCEFNCNRPKYYNKIASCLTAGDSCKAFSTCIMKEMQANK, from the coding sequence ATGAAAAAAACAAACCGTTTGTTTTCAATTTTGGTTCTAGTGTTATTCACTGGATCCATCCAAGCAGCAGATTTTCCTAAGTGTAAAGAAGCTTGTGATAAGTTTTACAATTGTTCGGTCCAAGTGAATCCGAATGCAACTGAAGAACAAAAATCAACTCTCCGCAGAGGTTGTGAGTTCAATTGTAACCGACCTAAATACTACAATAAAATTGCTAGTTGCCTCACTGCAGGTGACAGTTGTAAAGCCTTCTCTACTTGTATCATGAAAGAGATGCAAGCAAACAAATAG